The following nucleotide sequence is from Lacinutrix sp. Hel_I_90.
CAGGTATCTTATTAAGAGGTATTGAGAAAAGCCAAATCTCTAGAGGTATGGTAATCTGTAAGCCAGGTTCTGTAACACCACACGCTAAATTTAAAGCTGAGGTTTATATCCTTAAAAAAGAAGAAGGTGGGCGTCACACGCCATTCCATACTAACTACCGTCCACAGTTTTACGTACGTACAACTGATGTAACTGGTAACATTGCTTTACCAGCAGGAGTAGAGATGGTTATGCCTGGAGATAACTTAACAATCCATGTTGAGCTAATCCAAAAGATTGCAATGAACGTAGGTTTACGTTTTGCTATCCGTGAAGGAGGTAGAACAGTAGGAGCTGGTCAGGTAACTGAAATTTTAGACTAAGTTTTAGTCTTTAAAATATAGCGTTAAGGTGTCTTGTTCTCAAGGCACCTTGACTTATATTTACGGGTTTAGCTCAGTTGGTAGAGCACTGGTCTCCAAAACCAGGTGTCGGGAGTTCGAGTCTCTCAACCCGTGCAAATAAGTAGAATTTCGAAAATTCTGTTTTAGAATGAATTTGATAAGCTGCTATAACTTAGGTGTTCAGTTTAACTAAATAAAAGAATATAAATGGCTGGAATAGTAAATTACATTAAAGAATCATTCGGTGAGTTGAAAAACAACGTGACATGGACGCCTTGGGCAGAAGTACAAAAGTTAACCATTTTAGTTGCTGTGTTTTCAATTATATTCTCTTTAGCAATTTGGGGAGTAGACACTGTTTTCAGTAAAGTTATTGAGTTTTATTTTGAAAAAATAAACGGTTAAAATTGATTATGGCTGAAGTTGGAGAAAAAAAATGGTACGTAGTAAGAGCAGTAAGTGGTCAAGAGAATAAGATTAAAACTTATATCGAGAATGAAATTGCTCGATTGGGGTTGCAAGATTATGTTGAACAGGTTTTAGTGCCTACTGAAAATGTAGTACAGATTCGTAACGGTAAAAAAGTAAATAAAGAAAAAGTTTATTTCAGCGGTTACATTATGATAAAAGCCAATTTAACTGGAGAAGTGCCCCATATTATTAGATCAATTACCAATGTTATTGGTTTTTTAGGGGCAACAAAAGGAGGAGACCCTTTACCGTTAAGACAATCTGAAGTAAACAGAATGTTAGGTAAGGTAGATGAATTAACGGTAGATGGTGACTCAAATGTGGCGATACCTTTTACTAAAGGAGAAACTGTTAAAGTAATTGATGGTCCTTTTAATGGATTTGATGGTACTATTGAAAATATAAATGAAGAAAAACGCAAGCTTGAAGTAATGGTTAAGATTTTTGGAAGAAAAACACCATTAGAGTTAAGTTATATGCAAGTTGAAAAAATATAATAATTGTTACAATAAAGATGGGATTAATTATCGCTTCCAAAAGATAATTAGTACCGAAATAAATTATTAAAAATGGCAAAAGAATTAGGTAAAGTAGTTAAGTTACAAGTAAGGGGAGGTGCAGCGAATCCGTCGCCACCGGTTGGACCCGCTTTAGGTGCTGCTGGAGTTAATATCATGGAGTTCTGTAAGCAGTTTAATGCTAGAACACAAGATAAAGCTGGGAAGGTATTACCAGTTGTTATTTCAGTTTATAAAGACAAATCATTTGACTTTGTAATCAAAACGCCTCCAGCTGCGGTACAATTATTAGAAGCGGCCAAAGTGAAAAAAGGATCAGGTGAACCTCACGTACGTAAGATAGCAAAAGTCTCTTGGGATCAAATCAAGACGATTGCAGAAGACAAAATGGTAGATTTAAATGCATTTACAATTGATGCTGCAATGAAAATGATTGCTGGAACTGCAAGATCTATGGGTATAACTGTTAAAGGTGGTCAAGGACCTAATTAACCTAAAAAGATTTTAAGATGGCAAAAATAACAAAGAAACGTAAAGAAGTAGTAGCTAAATTGGAAAAGGATAAAGTATATTCTTTACAAGAAGCTTCGGCTTTAATAAAAGAAATATCGAATGTTAAGTTTGATGCTTCAGTAGATTTAGCTGTACGCTTAGGAGTTGATCCTAGAAAAGCAAACCAAATGGTAAGAGGTGTAGTATCGCTTCCACATGGTACAGGTAAAGATGTTAAAGTATTAGCATTAGTAACTCCAGACAAAGAAGCAGAAGCTAAAGAAGCTGGTGCAGATTACGTTGGTTTAGATGAATACCTTGATAAAATCAAAGGTGGTTGGACAGACGTAGACGTAATTATCACAATGCCAAGTGTTATGGGTAAATTAGGTCCTTTAGGACGTGTATTAGGTCCTCGTGGTTTAATGCCTAACCCAAAGACTGGTACAGTTACTATGGACGTTGCTAAAGCGGTAACAGAAGTGAAAGCTGGTAAAATTGACTTTAAAGTTGATAAAACTGGTATTGTTCACGCATCAATTGGTAAAGCATCTTTTAGTGCTGACAAAATTGAAGGTAACGCAAACGAATTATTAACAACATTAATGAAACTGAAACCAACTGCGTCTAAGGGAGTTTATGTAAAAAGCATTTATATGTCTTCTACAATGAGTCCAAGTATAGCAATTGATACTAAAATCGGTTAGTAGTTAAATAACTTTTATTATGACAAGAGAAGAAAAATCACAAGTTATTAAAGAATTAACTGCACAGTTGGCCGATAATGCTAATATTTATTTAGCTGATATATCAGGTTTAAATGCAGGAAATACTTCAGATTTGCGTCGTGCTTGTTTTAGAGCAAACGTAAAGTTATCTGTAGTAAAAAATACATTACTTGAAAAAGCAATGGAAGCTTCAGATAGAGATTTTGGAGACTTACCATCAACACTTAAAGGTAATACTTCGGTAATGTATTCTGAAACTGGAAATGCTCCAGCTAAGGTAATCAAAGCCTTCCGTAAAAAGTCTGAAAAGCCTTTATTAAAAGGTGCTTTCATAGAGGAAACGGTTTACATTGGAGACGATCAACTAGACATGTTGGTTGAGATTAAATCAAGAGAAGAATTAATTGGAGATATTGTTGGATTATTACAATCTCCTGCGAAGAACGTTATTTCTGCACTTAAATCAAGTGGCGGAAAACTTTCAGGAATTCTTAAAACATTATCTCAAAAAGAGGGATAATTTAAAAAGTACGCACTTAAATACACTTATATTACAATTAAAAATTTATTAAAACGATAGAACAAATGGCAGATTTAAAAGATTTCGCAGAACAGTTAGTTAACTTAACAGTAAAAGAAGTAAACGAGTTAGCAACTATATTAAAAGATGAATACGGTATTGAGCCTGCAGCAGCAGCTGTAGTAGCGGGACCAGCCGCTGGCGGTGGGGAAACTGAAGAAGCTCAAACTGAATTTGATGTTATCTTAAAAGCGGCAGGTAGCGCTAAGTTAGCTGTTGTAAAATTAGTTAAGGAATTAACTGGTTTAGGATTAAAAGAAGCAAAAGGTTTAGTTGATGAAGCGCCAAGCCCAATCAAAGAAGGTGTTTCTAAAGATGAAGCAGAAGCTCTAAAAACTCAGTTAGAAGAGGCAGGAGCAGAGGTAGAGCTTAAGTAAGCTTAGTACCAAAAATTAACAAAGGTTTAGGTCTGGAGATTGCTCTCCAAGACCTAGACCATTTGTCGTATATAGATAACACTGTATACAAATCTATTTTTTTTAATCAAAATTTCGTCCATTGATGTTAGTAACACAAGCTGAAAGATTAAATTTCTCGTCTATTATAAATAGAACTGAATATCCGGATTTTATGGATATTCAAATAAAATCCTTTCAGGATTTTTTCCAACTTGAAACAAAATCAGAAGAAAGAGGTAATGAAGGATTGTACAACACCTTCATGGAGAACTTTCCAATAACAGATACTCGTAATCAATTCGTTTTAGAATTCTTAGATTACTTTATAGATCCGCCGAGATATACCATTGAAGAGTGTATTGAAAGAGGACTAACTTATAGCGTTCCATTAAAAGCAAGGTTAAAACTTTACTGTACAGATCCTGAACATGAAGATTTCGAAACCATAGTTCAAGATGTGTATTTAGGAACAATACCGTACATGACACCTTCTGGTACTTTCTGTATCAACGGTGCAGAACGTGTAGTTGTATCTCAATTGCATAGATCTCCAGGTGTATTCTTCGGACAATCATTCCACGCCAACGGAACAAAATTATACTCAGCAAGAGTTATTCCTTTTAAAGGATCTTGGATTGAATTCGCTACAGATATCAACCAAGTGATGTATGCTTACATCGATAGAAAGAAAAAATTACCTGTTACAACACTATTCAGAGCTATTGGCTTTGAAAGAGATAAAGATATTCTTGAAATTTTTGACTTAGCAGAAGAAGTTAAAGTTTCAAAATCAGGTTTAAAAAAGTATCAAGGACGTAAATTAGCGGCACGTGTTTTAAATACATGGCATGAAGATTTCGTAGATGAAGATACTGGTGAAGTAGTATCAATAGAGCGTAATGAAATTGTACTTGATCGTGATACAGAATTAGACAAAGATAATATTGAAGAAATTCTTGAAGTTGGTGTAAAAACGATTCTTTTACATAAAGAAAGTGCACAACAAGGTGATTACGCAATCATACATAATACGCTTCAAAAAGATCCAACAAACTCTGAAAAAGAAGCCGTAGAACATATCTACAGACAACTACGTAATGCTGAGCCGCCAGATGAGGAAACAGCACGTGGTATTATAGATAAATTATTCTTTAGTGATCAACGTTACTCTTTAGGAGAAGTAGGTCGTTATAGAATGAACAAAAAGTTACAATTAGATATCGGTATGGATAAGCAAGTGCTTACCAAAGAAGATATCATTACTATAATTAAGTATTTAATCGAGCTTATAAACTCTAAAGCAGAGATTGATGATATTGATCACTTATCTAACCGTCGTGTACGTACTGTTGGTGAGCAATTATCACAACAGTTTGGAGTTGGTTTAGCACGTATGGCGCGTACTATTCGTGAGCGTATGAACGTTCGTGATAACGAAGTCTTTACACCTATCGATTTAATTAATGCAAAGACCTTATCGTCTGTTATTAATTCTTTCTTTGGTACGAACCAGTTATCTCAATTTATGGATCAAACGAATCCTTTAGCTGAAATTACGCACAAGCGTCGTTTATCAGCATTAGGACCAGGAGGTTTATCAAGAGAGCGAGCAGGGTTTGAGGTACGTGATGTTCACTATACACACTACGGCCGTTTATGTCCTATTGAAACACCTGAAGGTCCAAACATTGGATTAATTTCTTCACTTTCTGTTTACGCAAAAGTAAACGCTATGGGATTCATTGAAACCCCATATAGAAAAGTAGAAAATGGTGTTGTTGATATTAAAGGAGACCCTATATATTTAAGTGCAGAAGAGGAAGAAGGTAAATTAATTGCACAAGCTACTGTAAAAGTAGATGATAAAGGAGAAATTCTACACGACAAGGTAATTGCGCGTATGGAAGGTGATTTCCCAGTAATGGATCCAAAAGATATTCATTATACTGATGTTGCACCAAACCAAATTTCGTCAATTTCTGCGTCATTAATTCCGTTCTTAGAACATGATGATGCCAACCGTGCGTTAATGGGATCTAACATGATGCGTCAGGCTGTACCATTATTAAGACCACAAGCGCCTATTGTAGGAACTGGTCTTGAACGTCAGGTAGCATCAGATTCTCGTGTATTAATTAATGCAGAAGGAGCAGGTGTTGTTGAATATGTGGATGCAAAAGAGATTATAATCAAGTACGAGCGTTCAGAGGATGAAGCGAAAGTAAGTTTTGAAAGTGATACAAAATCGTATCCTTTAGTGAAATTTAGAAAAACAAACCAAGGGACTTCTATTAACTTAAAACCTATCGTTAAGAAAGGGGATAAAGTGAAAAAAGGTCAGGTGTTATCTGAAGGGTATGCGACTCAAAATGGAGAACTGGCTTTAGGAAGAAATATGAAAGTAGCCTTTATGCCATGGAAAGGGTATAACTTTGAGGATGCCATCGTAATTTCAGAAAAAGTAGTTCGTGAAGATATATTTACCTCTATTCATATTGATGAATATTCTTTAGACGTTAGAGATACAAAGCTAGGTAACGAAGAATTAACTAACGATATTCCAAACGTTTCTGAAGAGGCGACTAAAGACCTTGATGAAAATGGAATGATTCGTATTGGTGCAGAAGTGAAGCCTGGAGATATCCTTATCGGAAAAATTACTCCAAAAGGTGAAAGCGATCCTACACCAGAAGAAAAGTTACTACGTGCCATCTTTGGTGACAAAGCAGGTGATGTAAAAGATGCGTCTTTAAAGGCCTCTCCATCATTACACGGTGTAGTAATTAATAAGAAGTTATTCTCTCGTGCGATTAAAGATAAGCGTAAAAGAGCTCAGGATAAAGAAGATATCGCGCAATTAGAAGGTATTTACAATGCTAAGTTCGATGAGTTACAAGCCATAGTAGTTGAAAAATTATTTACTATCGTTAACGGTAAAACATCACAAGGTATCTTTAATGATTTAGGTGAAGAGGTATTACCAAAAGGTAAGAAGTTTACATTAAAAATGTTAAATGCTGTTGACGATTATACACACCTAACAGGTGGTACTTGGACAACAGATGATCATACAAACAAGTTAGTAGCCGATTTAATTCACAACTACAAGATAAAAGAAAATGATTTACAAGGTTCTTTACGTCGTGAGAAGTTTACGATTTCTGTAGGAGATGAATTACCAGCAGGTATCATCAAATTAGCTAAAGTTTACATCGCGAAGAAACGTAAACTTAAAGTAGGTGATAAAATGGCAGGACGTCACGGAAACAAAGGTATTGTTGCGCGTATAGTACGTCAAGAAGATATGCCGTTCTTAGAAGATGGAACGCCTGTAGATATCGTATTAAATCCATT
It contains:
- the secE gene encoding preprotein translocase subunit SecE, with amino-acid sequence MAGIVNYIKESFGELKNNVTWTPWAEVQKLTILVAVFSIIFSLAIWGVDTVFSKVIEFYFEKING
- the nusG gene encoding transcription termination/antitermination protein NusG — encoded protein: MAEVGEKKWYVVRAVSGQENKIKTYIENEIARLGLQDYVEQVLVPTENVVQIRNGKKVNKEKVYFSGYIMIKANLTGEVPHIIRSITNVIGFLGATKGGDPLPLRQSEVNRMLGKVDELTVDGDSNVAIPFTKGETVKVIDGPFNGFDGTIENINEEKRKLEVMVKIFGRKTPLELSYMQVEKI
- the rplK gene encoding 50S ribosomal protein L11, producing MAKELGKVVKLQVRGGAANPSPPVGPALGAAGVNIMEFCKQFNARTQDKAGKVLPVVISVYKDKSFDFVIKTPPAAVQLLEAAKVKKGSGEPHVRKIAKVSWDQIKTIAEDKMVDLNAFTIDAAMKMIAGTARSMGITVKGGQGPN
- the rplA gene encoding 50S ribosomal protein L1: MAKITKKRKEVVAKLEKDKVYSLQEASALIKEISNVKFDASVDLAVRLGVDPRKANQMVRGVVSLPHGTGKDVKVLALVTPDKEAEAKEAGADYVGLDEYLDKIKGGWTDVDVIITMPSVMGKLGPLGRVLGPRGLMPNPKTGTVTMDVAKAVTEVKAGKIDFKVDKTGIVHASIGKASFSADKIEGNANELLTTLMKLKPTASKGVYVKSIYMSSTMSPSIAIDTKIG
- the rplJ gene encoding 50S ribosomal protein L10, translated to MTREEKSQVIKELTAQLADNANIYLADISGLNAGNTSDLRRACFRANVKLSVVKNTLLEKAMEASDRDFGDLPSTLKGNTSVMYSETGNAPAKVIKAFRKKSEKPLLKGAFIEETVYIGDDQLDMLVEIKSREELIGDIVGLLQSPAKNVISALKSSGGKLSGILKTLSQKEG
- the rplL gene encoding 50S ribosomal protein L7/L12, whose translation is MADLKDFAEQLVNLTVKEVNELATILKDEYGIEPAAAAVVAGPAAGGGETEEAQTEFDVILKAAGSAKLAVVKLVKELTGLGLKEAKGLVDEAPSPIKEGVSKDEAEALKTQLEEAGAEVELK
- the rpoB gene encoding DNA-directed RNA polymerase subunit beta, encoding MLVTQAERLNFSSIINRTEYPDFMDIQIKSFQDFFQLETKSEERGNEGLYNTFMENFPITDTRNQFVLEFLDYFIDPPRYTIEECIERGLTYSVPLKARLKLYCTDPEHEDFETIVQDVYLGTIPYMTPSGTFCINGAERVVVSQLHRSPGVFFGQSFHANGTKLYSARVIPFKGSWIEFATDINQVMYAYIDRKKKLPVTTLFRAIGFERDKDILEIFDLAEEVKVSKSGLKKYQGRKLAARVLNTWHEDFVDEDTGEVVSIERNEIVLDRDTELDKDNIEEILEVGVKTILLHKESAQQGDYAIIHNTLQKDPTNSEKEAVEHIYRQLRNAEPPDEETARGIIDKLFFSDQRYSLGEVGRYRMNKKLQLDIGMDKQVLTKEDIITIIKYLIELINSKAEIDDIDHLSNRRVRTVGEQLSQQFGVGLARMARTIRERMNVRDNEVFTPIDLINAKTLSSVINSFFGTNQLSQFMDQTNPLAEITHKRRLSALGPGGLSRERAGFEVRDVHYTHYGRLCPIETPEGPNIGLISSLSVYAKVNAMGFIETPYRKVENGVVDIKGDPIYLSAEEEEGKLIAQATVKVDDKGEILHDKVIARMEGDFPVMDPKDIHYTDVAPNQISSISASLIPFLEHDDANRALMGSNMMRQAVPLLRPQAPIVGTGLERQVASDSRVLINAEGAGVVEYVDAKEIIIKYERSEDEAKVSFESDTKSYPLVKFRKTNQGTSINLKPIVKKGDKVKKGQVLSEGYATQNGELALGRNMKVAFMPWKGYNFEDAIVISEKVVREDIFTSIHIDEYSLDVRDTKLGNEELTNDIPNVSEEATKDLDENGMIRIGAEVKPGDILIGKITPKGESDPTPEEKLLRAIFGDKAGDVKDASLKASPSLHGVVINKKLFSRAIKDKRKRAQDKEDIAQLEGIYNAKFDELQAIVVEKLFTIVNGKTSQGIFNDLGEEVLPKGKKFTLKMLNAVDDYTHLTGGTWTTDDHTNKLVADLIHNYKIKENDLQGSLRREKFTISVGDELPAGIIKLAKVYIAKKRKLKVGDKMAGRHGNKGIVARIVRQEDMPFLEDGTPVDIVLNPLGVPSRMNIGQIYETVLGWAGQDLGRTYATPIFDGASIDQINALTDEAGIPRYGHTYLYDGGTGMRFDQPATVGVIYMLKLGHMVDDKMHARSIGPYSLITQQPLGGKAQFGGQRFGEMEVWALEAYGASSTLREILTVKSDDVVGRAKTYEAIVKGEPMPDPGLPESFNVLMHELKGLALDIRLEE